TTCCGGGCACGGTTGGCAGCGGCCGGCGCCGAGATCGAGAAGGCCGCGGCCGAGCGTGACGAGGCCAGGCGGGAGCTGGATCGCGCCCGCGAGCTGTTCGAGCGCACCCTGCTCTCGGTGCGCGAGCTGCAACTGGCCGAGATCGGTCTCGCGCGGGCCGAGGCGGCGCTGCGCGCGGCCCGTGCCCGGAAAGCCGCAGCCGAATTCGATCTGCGTTACAGTGAAATCCGCGCGCCCTTTGCCGGCCGCGTCGTGGCCCGCGACGTGATGCCGGGCGAGCGGGTGTCGGTGGAGGAATGCCCGAGGCCATTGTTGATACTGGCGCGTGGTGACCGGATGGCGGTGCGTTTCGCGCCCGGCGACGCTGTGCCGGCGGTGGGCGACAGCCTGCGGGTGACGGCGGGCGGCGCGAGCTGGAC
This genomic stretch from Thiohalobacter sp. harbors:
- a CDS encoding efflux RND transporter periplasmic adaptor subunit, with product MRQASMKWIVAWTWWLLAGPALAERWSGRLAWVDITRLSTGVSGMVVAVSARPGDRVAEGQSLLKLDQSAFRARLAAAGAEIEKAAAERDEARRELDRARELFERTLLSVRELQLAEIGLARAEAALRAARARKAAAEFDLRYSEIRAPFAGRVVARDVMPGERVSVEECPRPLLILARGDRMAVRFAPGDAVPAVGDSLRVTAGGASWTARLVRIETGADGEPLAVAEFETDRPLQAGLPVEVRRP